CCTACATACCCGTTATTCTCAATCTTTCAACAGGAGAATGGATTGATAACCTGCAGAGTGATTTTGCCAAATCAAGCCCAGCAGAAAAACTAAAGAAACAACTTCAACAATTCTATGGTAAAAAACTGGTTTATCCCATTCAATAAAAGCACATTATAAAATTTACTGCAAAATTGTGCAGACAAAACAGGAGAGCTCTTACATAACCTGATTATTTTGTTTTACGGCAAGACGCAAACGTTTTGAGGAGCCAAGTTTACATGCGGTAACTAATGAGCACGACCGAAAGGTTTGCAACGCAGCAATAAAATGAAAGAGACAGTTTATGCAAGAACAAGCCGTGCAAAAGCCTGGTATACTCCACAAGCCAGATTATTCTTATTCATTCATATTTATTACTAAAATTGCTTATTTGGTTCTTCTATGAGATTAAACAATCTTTCTAATGAATCACTCATCACTATTCTTTCACAACCATAAATTGCAATGGTTCTAAACACAGCCTCTCGATTACGTCGTCCGGGATGAATTTCCTTTTTCCCCAAATCATATAGATAAGGTTCAGTTATTACAAACCTGTTTTTTAATTCGACTCTTAGCGCCTCCATGACACACTTTAATGCTTGATATACTCTGGCTATGGCATTTTTTTCAGCTGAGTTTAATGATGGTAACCAATCTAAAGAGCAACCATTGATAATTGAATATAAAGTATAAAGTAAATATCGACTGTCATTATTGGCAAAATAGCCATATAAATCCAAGCATTCTGTTGTGGTGAGCTGACGATATAGAATTAACATTTCTTGATGAAATTTTTCTAAATCATCCTCTTGAGAGATACTTTCCGTAACCAGACGTTGCTGCAGGACCATCACAGCATCAATTAGCCTGTTAGGATTAAACCAAAATTTGTATGCTCGTCCCAAATCATGTAAACGTTCCATGGTAATTTTCTCATTATTTTCTGGAGTGAATAGTACTTTAAGGTTTTTAACAGCTGATTGGATTATATCTTTATAAATTTCATTCACTTCGATCATAATTCCTTGAGGCAGTTCCTCGCCATGAAATAGGAAATCAACACCTGGATTTAACCCATATTGAAGCGCGTTGCTCTGTAATTGTTTTTGTAGAAGCTCTATAAATTCATGCAAAAAACCCAGACGCATACGTACTGAAACCAATTTTTCAGGATGAATTAACTCATCAAATAACTTGTCAGGGTACAATTTATAAAAAAATATAGCATTTATTAAATTAACAACTTCAGATTCAGAAAAAAAATCCAAGGCTGTTGTTTGTTCTTCAAGATCCCAATTGCGAAATAACCTAGCCGACTCCCTTAATAAAGTAGAATCATGATTCCAAATGTCAACCAAAGTTGATAACCATAACTCAAGGCTCTCTTTCTTAAATAACTGCTTTAGTCTATCAAACTGATTCAGGGTTAAATGATTTATTGCGTCTGAAAAATCATTTGACTCAATTTCTTTAGCGAGATATTGATATAATGATGAAATCTCAGCAATAACTTTTGCTTCCTCCAGCAGATTTACTGCTGCAGATATTTTTTGTTTCAGATGCATAATCCTGTTGTAAGCCTCCGAATAACTAATCTCCTTAAGTGTCTCCAAACACCCGAATCGGTTAACTTTTGAATCAACATCTATTAATTTCAAATAATCTGAGTATTTATCTGCCAAATCCATGTAAAGTGAGTACTTGTCTTTTGAAAAGACAGTAGCATCCTGCTGTTTAAAACATTTGCTAAGCTGAGTCTCCAACTGTTTCAACTCATATTTGATTCGAGCCTTGGCTCTGTCATTATCCGTAACAAACCAATGTGATAAAGGAAGTGTCTTTTGAGTCATCCCTTTCTCCTCAAGCTTTATCCTGACACTTGAACTTTAACAATAGCATTGAAAAGAAATATTTGCCTAATTTTTATAACTGACAAAATACAAATTTCAAAATAAACCAGCTATTGCTCTCTAAAAAGCCCTAGCAATCATAAATATTTAAAAATAATTGCAAGCAACTGATAAACTTGCCAAAATTAAAGCAATATATTTTTTGACCTTTGAGGCAAATTGATGTCACAACGCCACTATTTGCTATTTATTGATAATGAACCCGTCAGTGAAGAACTGAAAGATTATTTTGAAAAATTTAATCTTGATATTGTTCAACAAAAGAAATTGTTTCCTATTCATGTTGAAAAAGGCTTACCCACTGCCATTTTAATTAATTGGTCAATTTTAAAAACCGAACCCGAAGCAATTGAGCAATTTTATAATATGTATCCGGTTCCATTAATTGTTATTAATAATAGGCCCGATGAAGAATCGAGCATTGCCATGCTTGAAGCCGGTGCTGACGATTTCATGACCAAACCCATTTATCCCCGTGAACTGCATGCGCGAATTGGTGCTATTTCTCGACGAGTAATCAGAGCGCAACAAAAAGTAGACCATGGCAAGGAAGTATTGATGTTTGCCAACTGGCGACTTTATCCCGCTTCCCGACAAGTATTCGGGGAGAATAATGAGGAGTTGCAATTAAGCGCTGGTGAATACGATTTGCTTCTCACTTTTGTCCAACAACCGCAACGAGTCCTGGATAGAGAATTTTTATTACAAATTACCAAGAATACAGACCTGGTTCCTTTTGACCGAAGGATTGATGTGCAAATTAGCCGTTTACGTCAAAAAATCGAAATAGATAAAAAAAAACCAGCTTTAATTAAAACCATTCGCAATGGCGGTTACATGTTCACAGCTCGAGTTGTAACTCTTAAAGAAAGTGACGCTACATTATAATTGATTATTATCCAGCAATTTAGACAGGTTCATTTATCTTATTCGTTATTGCTCGCGTTTGAAAGCCCTGTTCCCAGAACATGTATTTTGCTGGTGCAATGCCTGCCTCATCCTCGACGCTGACATTGCACCCTACAATGTATTGCTTCTGGATATCCCTGATTTACCAGGCACCGTCTCCTATTTCTTAAAAAAGCGAGCATACCGAAAACAGGATAGGTCGCCAATTTATTTGGGTTTATTATTAGAAGGCGCGATATCCTTCGTTTCATTTTTTAATATCGCAACTGAATTTTTCAGTTCAACAGGCGTATTCATACCCTGTTTTTCTATGTCTTTCTGCAAAGAAGACAAAAACATTTGCGATTGTTGTTTGGTTACTGTCGGCCGCTCTTGAGTATTTACTTTAACTTTTGTTGGGCTGCTGGTTTTCGGTTTTGCTTTACTTATTTTTGACTTTGACTGTGCAACAACAGGCTTTGTTTTACTTTTTGCTGTAATGGATTTTTTACTCGCTGATGATTTTGGAGCGTTGGTATCGACTTTGTGACTTGCTTTGCCTATTATTGGATTAACTTTCTTTTCAGTTGTATTTTCTGCCATCTGACCATAAATTTTAATCCAATGATGTTCCATTATTTGAAACACATTAAACATGTAATTCATTGCTTTTTGACTATTTTGAATGAATAGATTCATATTTTTTTCCAGAATTTCTTCTGGTTTCAAAACATTGAATAATTCAATAGGAGTAACATAAGACACACTTTTTAATGTTTTAAGATTGAGATCCAATAAATCCTGAATTGGTTTTTCAATAGATTGAACCAAAGTATTCAATTCTTTTGGCTGAAAAAATTGCTCTTTCATTACACTCTCCATATGTTGCGTTGCACAAAAACAAGATTAGCTTAAAAATATAATTTGTCAAACATTTAATTCCTTTTTGTCATAACTCCATGTATCAATCCCATCGCTAACTGGTTTACTTTTAAATTATTTTTTGCCTTTTATTATAAACCTCACAAGCGAGGCAATCATTATTACGCTTTACAGAAGGTCTTTTGATAAAAGGAATTGGCGCAAATCCCAGTGCATCCCAATAGATATCTAATTAAACTTGTTTAACAAAGAGTTCTCTTCACCATCATTTTGTGTTTCTTTGTCTACTCGCTTGGACAAAAGAACCGAAGCTCTGTTTTCTTTTACTTTTGCAAAAAATGACCTCTCTCTCTTGGCCAACAATTCAGCATAACCCAAACTTTGGAATGTTCTCTTAACAGGAACCCGTTGGTGTTGTTCTTCATCAAAATAAGTTAGAGTAACAGTCTGCTTGGCTACCAAATGTATAGGCGTTTTAGCATTGTTTGCAAAGCTCCATTGTTTCCCAGACTCGTCAACAATAGAAACTGAACCACTATAGTGATAAATAGGTTTTTCTGGCCTCAACAAAGAATGTCCCAATAATTCAGCCATCATTTTATTTTTTTTATCAGTCCCGCAGCAATAAAGATGAATATTCGATATCCAATACGATATAGGTAAAATATCTCTTTCAAAGCGCTCAGCCACTTTTTTTATATCGAGGCTTTCTGCAACTAATGGATTGGAATGATTATAAAGAACCTTTAAATTTTCATCATCTGAACCATGAGCACAAATATATATCTCAATTTTTTCGTCAAATTGATCATAATCAACGTCATCATCGAAATAAATTATTTCAATGCGTTCAGAGAAGAAGTGCTCATCGTTTTTTTTCCAAAGTTCAACCATTGATTTTAAATCGCCAGCCTGATTCCTTGGGAAAGGTACATATAAAATCTTCATACGTTTTATTTGACATGATAAAAGTATAATTTTAACACATATGCGCTAAAATAATATATTTTGTTGATTTTTATTTCACGCATTATCCTGACTCTCAAAAAGACACCTTAATATAGGCATCGAAGAAATCTATTGCGATAAACTTAATAAAATAGGGGAGAAGCTGGAAGCTTATTGAGAACAGTATGAGTCATACCATAATAGCATAGAAGGGAAAATCAAACTCTATTTTTGATAATGACAGAACCATTGAGCATCAATTTCTATAAGAGCTATTTTCTTTTTTTATTCACTTTAATCATCTTTACACCTCTTATCATATTGTCGCTGACCCTTAATATTTCAATATGATAAGGGTCAATAACCAAGCAAGAATCTGACGGGGGAATATATCCTAAATGCTCAATAATCAGGCCACTTAAAGTCCTTGGTCCGATTAATGGCAGGCTCCACCCCATCATACGGTTTAAATGGCGAATGGTTATACTGGCATCGACTATAACTGACCCATCTTGCTGGGGAGTAATATCACGACTTAGAGCAGCGATATCTGTTGTGAATTCACCAACTATTTCTTCAAGAATATCTTCCATCGTTACAAGCCCAAGAATATCGCCATACTCATCCACAACAAAGCAACTTCTTCTTTTCATTTTCCTGAAATTAAGAATTTGTATATTTAACGGGGTAGCCTCTGGAATAAAATAGGGAACTTCAGCACTGTTTAATAAATTATCCATATCCAATTTATTTTCTAATGCCAAATTTAAAATATTTCTTACGTGAATCATCCCTACCAAATGATCTATAGAGCCATGATAAATTGGTAATCTGGTGTGTTGTGCTGTTTCCAATTGATCCAAGAGCTCTATCCAGGGCAAATCCAAATCAATCCCAACAATATCAGCCTTAGGGACCATGATGTCTTCAACAGTTGCCTGTTCCAGATCCAATAAACTAATCAACATACTTTTATGCTCTACAGGCATTAATCCTCCTGCCTCATGAACCACCGAACGCAACTCTTCACCAGTTAGCATCTCCTTTTGCATCCGTTTTACCGATATATTAAATAATCTTAAGATACCATTTGAAATCAAACTGATTAAATGGACCAAAGGAGAAAAAATCCATTGTAAAATACTCAACGGCAATGAGGAGGCAAAAGCTACTTGTTGAGGGTAAATAGCAGCCAGAGTTTTAGGAGTCATTTCTGCAAAAACCAGGATCAGTATGGTCAGCAAAGCAGTAGCTATAGCCACCCCTGCATCTCCATAAAACCGTTGTCCGATTAAAGTAGCGAGGGTTGATGCCACGATATTTGCCAAGGTATTTCCAATTAAAACCACACTCAATAGCTTATCAGGCCGAGCCAGCATGGAATTAACCCGAATGGCTTGTTTATCATTGCTTTTTACCAAGTGTCGTAATTTATATCTATTGATAGACATCATGCCAATTTCGGAACCTGAAAAAAAGGCAGACAGGCAAATTAGGAAAAACAATAAAACCAATAAAGTAGAAAGAGGAAGTTGCACTGAATATCCTTATACTTTTAAGAATGCCAAATTATACAATAGAACTTGCTGTTTTGTAGTAGAAGGTGAGAAGAGACAGCGATAATAGCTAAAGATATAAGGTTGGTGCTGAGCAATGCCCAACACCTGATTCAGCTCAAGTCACTGCATTATTTTTTTGTGTGATTATAACGGTTGATACTGGATGTTATTTCTTCTCGAGCGGCTTCTGGACCTACCCAGCCCTCTACCTTGACCCATTTACCTTCTTCCAGGTCTTTATAGTGCTTAAAAAAATGTTCGATAGATAATAATAAATGTTGAGGAATATCTTGGTAAGTTTGCATTGCTTGATACATTTTACTTAATTTGGTTGTTGGAACAGCCAATATTTTTGCATCGATGCCAGATTCATCCGTCATTTTTAACATACCAACTGGTCGACATGAAATAACAGCCCCACTAATCAGAGGAACAGGAGTTATTACCAACACATCTACAGGGTCCCCATCTTCTGATAAAGTATTTGGGATATATCCGTAATTCGTTGGATAAAACATGGCTGTCGTCATAAATCGATCAACAAATAAAGCACCAGTTTTTTTATCAACCTCATACTTTACAGGTTCCCCGTGCATAGGAATTTCTATGATCACATTAACTTCATTTGGAACATCACGACCGCTCTGAATTTCCATTAAACTCATTTACGCACCCTTTAATAATAATAAAAGTAATATTATGCGAAAAATCACATCAAAAGGCAAAGACAAGCGTTCGCAATATAATAAATGAAATGTATAATAGTATTTTGAATCGAACCATCGGATGACCTATGAATTGTTTGTTTTGCAAAATTGCCCAGGGTGAAATCCCTGCGACAATAGTTTTTGAAGACAAAAATATAATGGCTTTTCGCGATATTAGACCTCAAGCACCAACACATTTATTGATTATACCCAAAAAGCATATTGCAACCATTAATGATGTGAACGATGATGATAGCGAACTTCTTGCTAATATTCTAATAAGAGCAAAAAAATTAGCACAAGCTGAAGGGCTAAGTGAAATGGGTTATCGATTGGTTTTTAATGTTAATTCTGGTGGGGGGCAGGAAGTTTACCACATTCATTTACATTTACTTGGCGGGCGTCAAATGACTTGGCCGCCAGGTTAGGAATTCTTGCTATGGAAAAATTATACTCAAATTTGCTTAAAGAATTAGGCGAAGACATAAGTCGTGAAGGACTCAAGGATACTCCTGGACGAGCAGCTAATGCCTTACGTTATTTAACCAAAGGTTACAATGAGAACCTTGATGAAATCATTAATGGCGCTCTGTTTGATTCTGACATGAGTGAAATGGTTATCGTCAAGGACATAGAACTATACTCATTATGCGAACATCACTTATTACCTTTTTTGGGCAAATGTCATGTTGGATATTTACCTGATGGCAAAGTAATAGGTTTATCTAAAATTGCTCGTATTGTTGATTTTTATGCAAGGAGACTACAAATTCAAGAACGATTGACGGGCGAAATTGCTCATTGTATTGAATCCATTACCGGAGCTCGCGGCGTTGCTGTAGTGATTGAAGCAAAACATCTTTGCATGATGATGCGCGGGGTTGAAAAACAAAATTCTGTCATGACCACTTCGGTTATGCTTGGTGAAATGCGCAATAATTCAAGTTGCCGTTTGGAATTCTTAAATTTAATTCGTTAATAACGATAATAAATAGGCAGGAGCTTTATCCCTGCCTGCCTATAATAAAATAATTGATCCATTTATTGCTGATAACTAACCCGATATATTACATTAGCATAATCATCAGAAATTAATAGTGCCCCATCCGGCATAACAAGCGTATCAACTGGTCTTCCCCATGCTTTTTCTCCCTGTAACCACCCACTGATAAACGGTTTAACCTCTGTTACATGATTGTTCTTAATTTTTGCTATAATAACTTGGTACCCTATCTTATGACTACGATTCCAGGAACCGTGTTCACTAATAAAAATTTGTCCCCAATAATTAGAAGGAAACAATTTACCTGTATAAAATGACATACCAAGAGGAGCGACATGCGCTGGGAATTCATAAACAGGGGGAGTAAACTCGGAACAAGAATGTAATTTGCCATAAACAGGATCTGCTGTGCTTTTACCATAGCAATAAGGAAATCCAAAATCCATGCCTTTTGTCGGAGCTACATTGAGTTCATCTGGAGGTAAATCATCCCCCAACCAGTCACGCCCATTGTCTGTAAACCAAAGATTATGATGAATGGGATCCCAATCAAATCCCACGGTATTGCGTATTCCTTTAGCATAGACCTCTAGATTTTGCCCATCGGCTTCCATTCTCATAATAGTAGCGTAATGTGGGTCGTCCATTAAGCAGACATTACAGGGAGCACCAACTCCTATATAAAGCCTGCCATCTGGTCCAAAACTAATAAAACGCCAACCATGAGCTTTTTCCTTCGGTAATTTTGTAGTAACCACTGTTGGTTTAGGAGGCTTATTCAGATTAGATTCAATATTATCAAAGCGTAAAATACGCCCAACCTCAGCCACATAAAGTGCACCCTGATGAAAGGCAACACCATTTGGCATATTCAATCCAGAAGCTACGGTTAAAACGCGAGTGCCATGAGAGTTTTTTTTGTCAGGGATAACAGCATATACTTTCCCAGCATTTCTTGAACCTACAAAAACAATATCTTTACTGCCTAAAGCCATTTCTCGAGCATCAACAACGGGCTGCGCGTAAATGCTCACAGTAAATCCAGCGGGATATTTTAAATGAGTCAAAGGCAAATCTTGCCCTAAGCCAGTGGAACTTATCAATAAAAGAGAAAAGAAAGAGAATAGTTTCATGTTTAAACTCTATTTAGAGTTCATAATTTGTGTAAATGGGAACACAAATGATAATTACTCTATTAAAACTCGCAAAAAGGTCTTGCTTCCTGCGAGTTTATAATGAATAAAATTTTACATACTACTATTTTATCATTCCTCTTCTTCAGAGATTTTATTATCTGAATTAATTTCTTCAGATTGCTCTTCGATAGTGAGAAATGTAGCAGATACCGGAGCACTTTCTTCTTCTTTGGCTTCGGCTTGTGGTTTATCCTTCCACTCCAGTTTCACTCGTCCTTGTTTATCGATCCCCGCAACAAAGACTTCAATTTCCTGACCTTCCTGCAACACCTCTTCAACTTTTTGTGTTCTGTCGGCACATATTTGTGAAATATGCAGTAACCCATCTTTACCGGGCAGTAAATTGATAAAAGCTCCAAAATCAACTATCTTGCTTACCTTTCCTTGATAAGTCTGACCCACTTCAATTTCAGCAATTAGAGCTTTAATTTGTTTTTGCGCCTCTTCCAAAGCCATCTTATCTGGAGAAAATAACTGGATAACCCCTGAATCATCAATATCTATAGACACGCCTGTGCTCTCAATAAGTCCTTTAATTGTTGCCCCACCTTTGCCAATAATTGTGCGGATTTTATCTTCAGCAACTTTCATGGTGGTGATTCTTGGAGCGTGCTGAGATAATTCAGTTCTATGCTCAGCAAGAGCATTGTTCATGACACCAAGAATATGGATACGACCTTCTAAAGCTTGCTCCAGAGCCTGTTCCATAATTTCATTGGTAATCCCGGAAATCTTGATATCCATCTGCAAAGCAGTAATCCCTTTTTCTGTACCTGCTACTTTAAAATCCATATCACCTAAATGATCTTCATCACCCAATATGTCTGTTAATACAGCATAACGATCACCTTCCTTGATTAAGCCCATGGCCACACCAGCAACTGGCGCTTTTAAAGG
Above is a genomic segment from Legionella pneumophila subsp. pascullei containing:
- a CDS encoding histidine triad nucleotide-binding protein, with protein sequence MNCLFCKIAQGEIPATIVFEDKNIMAFRDIRPQAPTHLLIIPKKHIATINDVNDDDSELLANILIRAKKLAQAEGLSEMGYRLVFNVNSGGGQEVYHIHLHLLGGRQMTWPPG
- a CDS encoding HlyC/CorC family transporter — translated: MQLPLSTLLVLLFFLICLSAFFSGSEIGMMSINRYKLRHLVKSNDKQAIRVNSMLARPDKLLSVVLIGNTLANIVASTLATLIGQRFYGDAGVAIATALLTILILVFAEMTPKTLAAIYPQQVAFASSLPLSILQWIFSPLVHLISLISNGILRLFNISVKRMQKEMLTGEELRSVVHEAGGLMPVEHKSMLISLLDLEQATVEDIMVPKADIVGIDLDLPWIELLDQLETAQHTRLPIYHGSIDHLVGMIHVRNILNLALENKLDMDNLLNSAEVPYFIPEATPLNIQILNFRKMKRRSCFVVDEYGDILGLVTMEDILEEIVGEFTTDIAALSRDITPQQDGSVIVDASITIRHLNRMMGWSLPLIGPRTLSGLIIEHLGYIPPSDSCLVIDPYHIEILRVSDNMIRGVKMIKVNKKRK
- the ppa gene encoding inorganic diphosphatase, producing the protein MSLMEIQSGRDVPNEVNVIIEIPMHGEPVKYEVDKKTGALFVDRFMTTAMFYPTNYGYIPNTLSEDGDPVDVLVITPVPLISGAVISCRPVGMLKMTDESGIDAKILAVPTTKLSKMYQAMQTYQDIPQHLLLSIEHFFKHYKDLEEGKWVKVEGWVGPEAAREEITSSINRYNHTKK
- a CDS encoding RNA-binding protein produces the protein MKILYVPFPRNQAGDLKSMVELWKKNDEHFFSERIEIIYFDDDVDYDQFDEKIEIYICAHGSDDENLKVLYNHSNPLVAESLDIKKVAERFERDILPISYWISNIHLYCCGTDKKNKMMAELLGHSLLRPEKPIYHYSGSVSIVDESGKQWSFANNAKTPIHLVAKQTVTLTYFDEEQHQRVPVKRTFQSLGYAELLAKRERSFFAKVKENRASVLLSKRVDKETQNDGEENSLLNKFN
- the folE gene encoding GTP cyclohydrolase I FolE, yielding MEKLYSNLLKELGEDISREGLKDTPGRAANALRYLTKGYNENLDEIINGALFDSDMSEMVIVKDIELYSLCEHHLLPFLGKCHVGYLPDGKVIGLSKIARIVDFYARRLQIQERLTGEIAHCIESITGARGVAVVIEAKHLCMMMRGVEKQNSVMTTSVMLGEMRNNSSCRLEFLNLIR
- a CDS encoding winged helix-turn-helix domain-containing protein translates to MSQRHYLLFIDNEPVSEELKDYFEKFNLDIVQQKKLFPIHVEKGLPTAILINWSILKTEPEAIEQFYNMYPVPLIVINNRPDEESSIAMLEAGADDFMTKPIYPRELHARIGAISRRVIRAQQKVDHGKEVLMFANWRLYPASRQVFGENNEELQLSAGEYDLLLTFVQQPQRVLDREFLLQITKNTDLVPFDRRIDVQISRLRQKIEIDKKKPALIKTIRNGGYMFTARVVTLKESDATL
- a CDS encoding PQQ-dependent sugar dehydrogenase → MKLFSFFSLLLISSTGLGQDLPLTHLKYPAGFTVSIYAQPVVDAREMALGSKDIVFVGSRNAGKVYAVIPDKKNSHGTRVLTVASGLNMPNGVAFHQGALYVAEVGRILRFDNIESNLNKPPKPTVVTTKLPKEKAHGWRFISFGPDGRLYIGVGAPCNVCLMDDPHYATIMRMEADGQNLEVYAKGIRNTVGFDWDPIHHNLWFTDNGRDWLGDDLPPDELNVAPTKGMDFGFPYCYGKSTADPVYGKLHSCSEFTPPVYEFPAHVAPLGMSFYTGKLFPSNYWGQIFISEHGSWNRSHKIGYQVIIAKIKNNHVTEVKPFISGWLQGEKAWGRPVDTLVMPDGALLISDDYANVIYRVSYQQ